In Anabas testudineus chromosome 12, fAnaTes1.2, whole genome shotgun sequence, the genomic stretch TCCTTAATAACATTTAGGTTTGAGTAAAAATCCTGTCCTGAACATTGAACAGCTGCAGTGGGTACTACATACGTGATTTATAGAGCATGGAGGTCTGTTTTGGGGATTTGAATCAGATAAAACAACCTGAAATCAGATTTAACTTATAATCTTTGTCATTAATAGAATAttattttgttgcacatttcTGGACAATGTCAGAAATTCAGAATTTTTACTAATGGATGTTATCTATGGATGTTTTActaatgattttaaaaacatcatacTTATGTAAAAAGATCTTTTGGGAGAATTTTCTAACATTAAAAATGGACCCACATCATCAAAGttacattacataaataatgaatatatCACTAGAAGTAAAAATGGACGTTGTGcataataaaagcaacaaaaataaaacttttcaatatgttttattaacacgcagaaaatataaatatgtatttacagaTTCATTAAAAGTTtcagttcaaataaaacattttgcatatgttgttgctgtgttgttaCACATTAATGCCAGTCACACCACACAGCCACACCAGTGgctaaaataattaataagaaGCTTATGACAGCTCAGGCAAGGCCACTTGAAGGATGAaccctcagcacacacacaggtattaCCAGTGTTTGAGGGCAGTTCTATTTCCAAATAGAATTCAACAGTCAGTATTTGGTTTGTAGCAGACTTTAAAAGATTTGGACtatgtctgttttattatttgatcTTTTCACTTAGATGAAAATTAGCATGTCATTTTTACCACCTAGTACGTCATCACAAAAAACAAGTTTTACATCTGGACAACTGGAAAGTAAAGAATGTTAAAGACAATTTTATCAGCataatgctgctgtttcttgTCTGAACCAACCAATTTTCACTGGCTGtgattactgtaaatatgttaaaagaTTATAGTCATATGACAAACATATGAAGAAAATTATCATTCTGCTCAAAGTTTACTTTTATATTATCTTTTATATTATCTCTTAGTTTGGCTGTGCAACAATCAACCAAGTGAGATGTATCTGTATCACTCACAGTAAAGCAGCTGAAGATATTTCAGATTCCAGATATAAGTGTGTCCAGAGGTACACTACTGGATGAAAGGCAGCAGTGGAAAGGTTGTCAGATGTATTTGAACATCATGTTCATCCCAAACATTTTATGTGCAGCTAAAGTCAACATCATATGGTTCATATAACCCATTACATTTAACCAGTATTCTTTTAGATTTCTTCAGCATAGCCATAGTATGCTATTCCCAGTGCAGCAGTACAGCTGTTCAGCTGTTTTGGCTACAGATCATCACTACTTGCTTATCATTTTAgttatgaataaaaaagaatccAGCTGGATTACACTTTACAAATGAATTCAAACGCCAAGTCCAGTTAatgtcagagacagaaagagggagactgACAGCACAAGTGGCTGGGCAGGCTAATGACAAAACTGAGCCTGATGGCTGATTCAAATCCATCATCTAATATTTTCCTTAAGGTGAGTTGACCTTAATTTTAGTTTGTTCTTGAACTTCAACATTAATTTTGATGCACAAATAATTCAATTCTATATCTCAGACTTTCATATGACTATATATCatatacaaaacacaaatttacaTTCACAGATAAGGCTGGTGCAGCCACTTCCAAAGCCCTTTTAGTTATTCCCTGCACTGTGTAGTAGTAAAAGAAATCTAAActagaaaaataacaataatattaatatataccGCTGAGCAAGTTAAGGTTTTGCAGACTGATAGAAAGGTGAGTGTAATAGCTCTCTATGTGAGTGTCTGTTTCAGGACGGCAGAGGAGAGGGGACTCTTTTGGTGTCTGAAGCATTGACAGGAGGCTCAGGTTCAAGCTCGAAGCTAATGTTTACAAAGGAGGCTCTGGACATCTCTGGCTGCTCCACAGTGGCAGTTTGTGAAGCTGTGGGATCATTGTGATCAACCCTGTGCTGCTCAGCAAAGTGACGCTCTGCCTCATCAGCCAGAcggttctcctcctcttcctcctcctcctgcaaaAAGACATCAGTGTGTGGATATAAATAGAGGATATTTGCTCACTTGCACCTGGCACTGCATGAAtaccttttaatattttaccttATTCACATTTACTATTTATAGAAAGTGACCCCAAGCTCGAGTATGTGTCCTACCTCTTTCTTCATACGGTAGTACTCATCAATAGCATACTGGTATTTAGGTGTAGTAATGCCAAAAAGAGAAGCCAGTTTCTCTCCCATATAGTCACAAACTGCAGGAAGGATAAACAAAGATTACATACAGGTAACTTCAACACTTAATCCACATTTTGGTAATAAAGGTGAAGGGGATCAAAAACATCTAACAtctaaatgaaacaaaaacatgaaacaaactaCATCCTAATACATTCCTCTTTGACATGACTTCCTTTGTCTGGTAAACACTATTCACAACTCATATTT encodes the following:
- the fam177a1 gene encoding protein FAM177A1, which gives rise to MAALSLYLTNNNVSVGQTMEVEKSPGGATDFENVEMGEPAGRQGKVPRRTIYFASGETMEEYSTDEEEEEEESVKKDVIPVDSSKLTWGPYFWFQMWRMATSTITVCDYMGEKLASLFGITTPKYQYAIDEYYRMKKEEEEEEEENRLADEAERHFAEQHRVDHNDPTASQTATVEQPEMSRASFVNISFELEPEPPVNASDTKRVPSPLPS